Proteins from one Triticum aestivum cultivar Chinese Spring chromosome 7A, IWGSC CS RefSeq v2.1, whole genome shotgun sequence genomic window:
- the LOC123146969 gene encoding anthranilate O-methyltransferase 1-like, giving the protein MQEKAILETRPVLRKAIQEVCTSLSARRSTMVVADLGCSSGPNTLHVVSEVIGAVQFYTRKLEEERRAVEVQFFLNDLPGNDFNLVFRSLEQLEHLGGKETQPYYVAGLLGSYYRKLFPSRSVHFFHSSYSLMWRSKVPEELSSCTHVNEGNIYIRKTTPPIVIKLFQEQFKTYFELFLALRSKELVNGGQMLLTFLGRKSAEMMMHGDVSTLFELVAKCLHSLVLKGCVEKEKLDTFNLPYYAPSVKEVKALINESKLFDIEHVRLFESNWYPQDDSDSDVVLDYAIGGANVAKCIRAVLEPLIVDHFGDNIIEELFVVYASVVAKHLEKVKAKYPIIMASLKKAMH; this is encoded by the exons ATGCAGGAGAAGGCCATTTTGGAGACAAGGCCGGTGCTTCGTAAGGCCATACAAGAGGTGTgcacgtcgctctccgcccgacgGAGCACCATGGTCGTTGCTGACCTCGGCTGCTCATCGGGTCCCAACACTCTGCATGTCGTCTCCGAGGTGATTGGCGCGGTCCAATTCTACACTCGGAAATTGGAAGAAGAACGGCGTGCCGTCGAGGTGCAGTTCTTCTTGAATGACCTGCCGGGGAACGATTTCAACCTCGTCTTCCGGTCACTGGAGCAACTTGAACATCTCGGCGGCAAAGAGACGCAGCCCTACTATGTGGCGGGCCTGCTGGGATCCTACTACAGGAAGCTTTTCCCTTCGCGGAGCGTCCATTTCTTCCACTCGTCCTACTCCCTCATGTGGCGCTCTAAG GTCCCCGAGGAACTCTCAAGCTGCACTCACGTGAACGAAGGCAACATCTACATTAGAAAGACTACCCCACCTATTGTGATTAAGCTGTTCCAAGAACAATTCAAAACGTACTTTGAGTTGTTCCTTGCACTGCGCTCCAAAGAGCTTGTCAATGGAGGCCAAATGTTGCTAACATTTCTTGGAAGAAAGAGTGCAGAGATGATGATGCATGGGGACGTTAGCACCTTATTTGAATTGGTTGCGAAATGTCTCCATTCCTTGGTCCTAAAG GGCTGTGTGGAGAAGGAGAAGCTGGACACATTCAACCTGCCATACTATGCTCCATCGGTGAAAGAGGTGAAGGCGTTGATCAATGAGAGTAAGCTCTTTGATATTGAGCATGTCAGACTCTTTGAATCCAACTGGTATCCTCAGGACGACTCAGACAGTGATGTGGTACTAGACTATGCTATCGGCGGGGCAAATGTGGCCAAGTGCATAAGGGCCGTGTTGGAGCCACTAATAGTAGACCACTTTGGAGATAACATTATTGAGGAGCTATTCGTGGTGTATGCTTCTGTCGTTGCAAAGCATTTGGAGAAAGTGAAGGCAAAGTACCCCATCATCATGGCATCCTTGAAGAAAGCCATGCACTGA